From a region of the Oryza sativa Japonica Group chromosome 6, ASM3414082v1 genome:
- the LOC4340133 gene encoding uncharacterized protein, whose protein sequence is MAAQRPCNGGSWPDLPSELLGLVLLRLPSHGDRVRLRAVCRPWRSSARLERKLLPPPLPWLFLPDGAFLTLPDGAAHRRLAIPGDVAHLVPTGSGLLLAHNDGMFSLMNPSSSATTPLPDLAAVFHGEIKCKYPDTAFQLGQRRITPIIKAVVSEHFIAFYFNSSKVIITSGQPHTVVKWSPPDSSYILDIALFQGKLYCLTFDIENCQEELYILEVRDEEPMVSDVKCIHSTPRDVGDEDEAWFNPHSTDRYTFHRYLVADGDRLLMVARWINLNLPPMLPRDSSIKRTRRFDVFEAVDLSSEHGRWIKVDTLMGHSLFVSESCSESLTAGAEEDCIYFMNDGIMNRIPKDPLSDSGVYNMRDGMVAPLMPETAVTEHLAAHDGPWFSTWLFPTET, encoded by the coding sequence ATGGCCGCACAGCGACCATGCAATGGTGGCTCGTGGCCGGATCTCCCGTCGGAGCTCCTGGGCCTCGTGCTCCTCCGCCTGCCGTCCCACGGCGACcgcgtccgcctccgcgccgtctgccgcccaTGGCGCTCCAGCGCGCGGCTGGAGCGGAAgcttctgccgccgccgctcccgtggcTCTTCCTCCCCGACGGCGCCTTCCTCACCCTCCCCGACGGCGCAGCCCACCGCCGCTTGGCCATCCCCGGCGATGTCGCGCACCTTGTGCCCACAGGGAgcggcctcctcctcgcgcaCAACGACGGCATGTTCTCCCTGATGAACCCGTCCTCCTCGGCGACGACCCCTCTCCCCGACCTCGCCGCGGTCTTTCATGGCGAGATCAAGTGCAAATACCCTGACACCGCATTCCAACTGGGTCAACGGAGAATCACCCCGATCATCAAGGCGGTGGTGTCTGAACACTTCATTGCTTTCTATTTCAACAGCTCGAAGGTCATCATCACTTCTGGACAGCCGCATACAGTGGTGAAGTGGAGTCCTCCTGATTCTAGCTACATCCTCGACATTGCGCTCTTCCAAGGGAAGCTCTACTGCCTAACATTTGATATAGAGAATTGTCAGGAGGAGCTCTACATCCTTGAAGTCCGCGATGAGGAGCCCATGGTGTCTGATGTCAAATGCATACACAGCACTCCTAGAGATGTGGGCGATGAAGACGAAGCATGGTTCAACCCTCACTCCACCGACAGGTACACGTTCCATCGATATCTAGTCGCGGATGGCGATCGGTTGCTCATGGTGGCACGGTGGATTAATCTTAATCTGCCGCCCATGCTGCCGAGAGATAGCAGCATCAAGCGGACTCGCCGATTTGATGTCTTTGAGGCGGTGGACCTGAGCAGCGAACATGGACGATGGATAAAAGTTGATACACTGATGGGGCATTCTCTCTTTGTTAGCGAGAGCTGCTCCGAGTCACTCACTGCCGGAGCTGAAGAAGACTGTATCTACTTCATGAATGATGGCATCATGAATAGGATTCCTAAGGATCCTCTTTCGGACTCTGGCGTGTACAACATGAGAGATGGGATGGTTGCGCCATTGATGCCAGAGACTGCAGTGACAGAGCATCTTGCTGCACATGACGGTCCATGGTTTTCGACTTGGCTTTTTCCAACAGAAACTTAA